The following proteins are encoded in a genomic region of Plasmodium chabaudi chabaudi strain AS genome assembly, chromosome: 1:
- a CDS encoding uroporphyrinogen III decarboxylase, putative: protein MIKNFPSFIFLICLLCNVLCFFKIKKIKLKMLKINTASSPHLKDEIYIRPESYKYEKFGRPSNDLILRVIENKDKEIDEKDEGEKNEIPFWIMRQAGRYLPEYRELKKNYDFFDLCYNPELSSDITIMPYKRFSCDMVVIFSDILIIFIAMGIDIKFVENVGPIFNKEINNLEDFTKLNLNLKEIINNLHFVYDSINLTKRKINNSVPVLGFCGSPFTLFTYLTKNHVSKLMPYEKSLKLIYEHSADTHTILNILCNICISHLLNQIDSGANLIQIFDSNAEIVDKNIFKEFSLYYINKIVHTIKAYRPNTYIILFVKDNFHDDIKNLDIEILSITHKQLINNGSNYYYDLFKNKIILQGALDPHILLLDNKETVKKYTSQMIQQISYKNKYIASLGHGILPNSKIENVHAFIQAVKSVE, encoded by the exons atgataaaaaattttcctAGTTTCATATTTCTTATTTGTTTGCTATGTAAtgttttatgtttttttaaaataaaaaaaataaaattgaaaatgctaaaaataaatacagcCTCTTCACCCCATTTGAAAGacgaaatatatattcgaCCAGaaagttataaatatgaaa AATTCGGTAGACCATCAAACGATCTCATATTGAGAGTAATAGAAAACAAAGACAAAGAAATTGATGAAAAAGATGAAGGggagaaaaatgaaattccTTTTTGGATTATGAGACAAGCAGGAAGATATTTACCAGAGTATAGagaactaaaaaaaaattacgatttttttgatttatgtTATAATCCTGAATTATCGTCAGATATTACAATAATGCCATATAAAAGATTTTCATGTGATATGgttgttattttttctgacatattaataatatttatagctATGGGTatagatataaaatttgttgaGAATGTTGGGcctatatttaataaagaaataaataacttGGAagattttacaaaattaaatttaaatttaaaagaaataataaataatttacacTTTGTTTATGATTCAATTAATTtgacaaaaagaaaaattaataattcagTTCCAGTTCTTGGTTTTTGTGGTTCCCCATTTACTTTATTTACATACTTAACCAAAAATCATGTATCAAAATTGATGCCCTATGAAAAGagtttaaaattaatatatgaacaTAGTGCAGATACACacacaattttaaatattctatgtaatatatgtattagtCATTTGTTAAACCAAATAGATAGTGGAGCTAATctaattcaaatttttgATAGTAATGCTGAAATAGTtgataaaaacatttttaaagagtttagtttatattatataaataaaattgttcaTACTATTAAAGCATATAGACCTAatacttatattattttatttgttaaagataattttcatgatgatattaaaaatcttgatatagaaatattatcaattaCTCATAAACAACTAATTAATAATGgatcaaattattattatgatttatttaaaaataaaattattttacaagGGGCTTTAGACccacatatattattattagacAATAAAGAAactgttaaaaaatatacctCACAAATGATACAACAAATTtcttacaaaaataaatatatagctaGTTTGGGGCATGGTATACTTCCCAATTCgaaaattgaaaatgttCATGCATTTATTCAAGCAGTTAAATCGGTGGAATaa
- a CDS encoding G-protein associated signal transduction protein, putative yields MKFAEKLKHLKVKSWDNKYINYKFLKKIIKKKVNPEIKALYDRIDKNDEQILEVCKLVNLDNSLTNQKDKKKKNETENEEINYTYLFFYVLQNYINMVKEHYENEYKYLNEKIDEIVFFLESDKVNLKDMESLKNKCLNIYNLFDILTNYLNINVLAVYKILKKKTKKEKLSTSLDLYQKYCNNLHQISREETFNEKIKSTFLLIQKKIGDNCDKLDFLNFKIYLKSKIENLGQYKGTIIILCAILITLIINTIILLYININEININTILSILPIYRLIYVLNFFFLFIFGSFLFMQVYGVNFTYILDLNKKIVDEYYYLINYVIFLLFLTTVSLLVFLLDVLFKLNIFSNIILHVVILCILLVCTTIFPFNFYKYKENNFLFSSLLRVLMSGFFLVNSVNLLDNIMGDILTSLSKTFSDVQYILCFFLSGMDTTAPAKCPIIESYINPILVGMPFYLRFCQCLIRYNNERQTIHIYNMLKYISGICIVICTSFNWAYFGLDIYTSKIILICAYVIGSTYMYIWDVYCDWGLLKEYNYLLRKNNNLMYPPQYYYFAGFFNLIFRLTWAVTIMPINIFPNKEINFFLITFFLMFIEVLRRSIWICFRLENEHVTNASRYRAILWVPKMTKAKEY; encoded by the exons aTGAAGTTCGCCGAAAAACTGAAGCACCTAAAGGTGAAATCATGGgataacaaatatattaattataaatttttaaaaaaaataattaaaaaaaaagtaaatccAGAAATAAAAGCTCTATATGATAggattgataaaaatgatgaacaGATACTTGAAGTTTGTAAACTAGTGAATTTAGACAATTCACTAACTAAccaaaaagataaaaaaaaaaaaaatgaaacagaaaatgaagaaataaattacacatatttatttttttatgttttacaaaattatattaatatggtTAAAGAAcattatgaaaatgaataCAAGTATttgaatgaaaaaatagatgaaattgtattttttttggagTCAGATAAAGTCAATTTAAAAGATATGgaaagtttaaaaaataaatgtttaaatatatataacctatttgatatattaacaaattatttaaatattaatgtattggctgtatataaaattttaaaaaaaaaaacgaaaaaagaaaagctATCTACTTCTCTAGACCTATACCAAAAGTATTGTAACAATCTACATCAAATCAGTCGAGAGGAAACCTTCAAT gaaaagataaaatccacatttttgttaatacaaaaaaaaataggagATAATTGTGACAAATtagattttttaaattttaagatttatttaaaaagcaAAATAGAAAATCTTGGTCAATATAAAGGGaccataattattttgtgtgCAATCTTAATTACTTTAATAATTAACACAATCatcttattatatattaacataaatgaaattaacATTAACACAATATTATCAATACTGCCCATATACagattaatatatgttttgaattttttctttctatTCATTTTTGGCTCCTTCCTTTTCATGCAAGTATATGGCGTCAATTTTAC GTACATCCTCGATctgaacaaaaaaatagtggACGAATATTACTacttaataaattatgtcATATTTTTGCTGTTTTTAACAACTGTCTCGTTATTAGTATTTTTGCTAGACGTTTTATTTAAGCTTAACATATTTTCGAACATTATATTACATGTTGTTATTTTgtgtatattattagtGTGCACTActatttttccttttaatttttataaatataaggaaaataattttttattttcctccCTTTTACGTGTCCTTATGAGTGG GTTTTTCCTAGTAAACAGTGTAAACCTACTTGACAATATTATGGGGGATATACTTACAAGTTTATCAAAAACGTTTTCAGACgttcaatatattttatgctttttttt gaGTGGAATGGATACTACTGCTCCTGCAAAGTGTCCAA TAATCGAGTCTTATATTAATCCTATACTTGTTGGTAtgccattttatttaagatTTTGTCAATGCTTGATCAG ATACAATAATGAAAGACAGAcgatacacatatataacatGCTCAAGTACATATCTGGAATTTGTATTGTCATATGTACTTCATTTAATTG GGCATATTTTGGATTGGACATATATACaagcaaaataattttaatttgtgcTTATGTTATTGGTTctacatatatgtacatatggGATGTGTACTGTGACTGGGGACTTTTGAAGGAATACAATTATTTGTTAAG gaaaaataacaatttgATGTACCCTCCAcaatattactattttgcagggttttttaattta aTTTTCAGACTAACATGGGCCGTTACAATTATGCCTatcaatatatttccaAATAAG GaaataaacttttttttaattactttttttctGATGTTTATTGAAGTTTTAAGGAGATCAATA TGGATATGCTTTCGATTGGAAAATGAGCATGTTACCAACGCGTCACGATACCGAGCTATTTTATGG GTCCCTAAAATGACAAAGGCAAAGGAGTATTAA
- a CDS encoding 4-hydroxybenzoate polyprenyltransferase, putative, translating into MKRHINLSNYKYVDKQRKGYKQNEKKSNFYMPNCFFASYKNEVKNSQTIYENNFKQIKILPYFGKIKNKLESPLQFELSGQNGNSKKCIKPTLKKIENIGTALTSKVNEPNLKSLHLGKFHYSSSLNVDSEEKGNGKRNNKNNNFKEIIKKNMNSYIIFSRMHIPTGTYLTLYSSLWGYLLTYDVSKLFLVDNEICTNEINIDEVKHIIKNLSLFIFGAYNSRTVGCMINDFLDRKYDKHVERTKNRPLADGSISIPQALVYMFIHSSLSLITLFQFSNETIYTGLFTSFFILTYPLLKRITYYAQVYLSFTFNLGFFITSSVNINILENIGPLIISFIPLCYLTIIYDTIYAHQDKADDIKLKLKSLAIKWDKNTIKYSKILIVNMIYLLYISAYLFDLHYSYYAFTTFNVAYLYYLISGVSLDDKDKCMNFFKKSKSILFLFFLASLTAKMFEALEKRNDKGGPTEVENKNTDRTLLF; encoded by the coding sequence ATGAAACGGCACATTAATTTaagtaattataaatacgTGGACAAACAAAGAAAGggatataaacaaaatgaaaaaaaatcaaatttcTATATGCCCAACTGTTTTTTCGCTAGTTACAAAAATGAAGTAAAGAATAGTCAAACCATTTatgaaaacaattttaagcAAATAAAGATCTTGCCATATTttgggaaaataaaaaataaattagaaTCCCCTCTGCAATTCGAACTTAGTGGGCAAAATGGAAAttctaaaaaatgtattaagcctactttgaaaaaaatagaaaatattgGAACCGCGTTGACAAGTAAAGTAAACGAGCCCAATTTGAAATCCTTGCATTTAGGGAAATTCCACTATTCGTCCAGTTTGAATGTTGATAGTGAAGAGAAAGGAAATggaaaaagaaacaataaaaataataatttcaaagaaataattaaaaaaaatatgaatagttatattattttttcacgAATGCATATTCCAACTGGAACCTATTTGACTTTATATTCATCCTTGTGGGGATATCTATTGACATATGATGTtagtaaattatttttagtaGACAATGAGATATGTACaaacgaaataaatatagatgaagtaaaacatattattaaaaatttatctttatttatttttggagCATATAATAGTAGAACAGTTGGATGTATGATTAACGATTTTTTAGatagaaaatatgataagCATGTTGAAAGAACAAAGAATCGACCATTAGCAGATGGATCGATATCTATTCCTCAAGCTTTAGTCTACATGTTTATACATTCATCTTTATCACTTATAACATTATTTCAATTTAGTAACGaaacaatatatacagGCTTATTtacttctttttttattttgacatatccattattaaaaagaataacATACTATGCACAAGTATATTTATCCTTTACATTTAATCTaggtttttttataacatcaagtgtgaatataaatatattggaAAATATAGGTCCCTTAATTATTAGCTTTATTCCGTTGTGTTATTTGACAATTATTTATGATacaatatatgcacatCAAGATAAAGCGGatgatattaaattaaaattaaaatcgCTAGCTATCAAATGGGATAAAAAtactataaaatattctaaaatattaattgttaatatgatttatttaCTTTATATATCAGCATATCTATTTGATTTGCATTATTCTTATTATGCATTCACAACATTTAATGTtgcttatttatattatttgattaGTGGTGTATCATTAGATGATAAAGACAAATGTATGaactttttcaaaaaatcgaaaagtATTCTATTCCTCTTTTTTCTAGCTTCTTTAACTGCAAAAATGTTTGAAGCTTTGGAGAAACGGAATGATAAAGGGGGCCCAACTGAAGtggaaaacaaaaataccGATCGAACACTGTTATTTTGA
- a CDS encoding spindle assembly abnormal protein 6, putative, with protein sequence MNSTHNYIEYSFSNVDNLDMSKCVASNCIESIYNYGDTNEKRDCIINKTKNINNINDSSSISGIKPLYTGNINVVEIDYVQGMVKNNYDDISVGEKSGIINRNRNSDDVLTIVECGKGGNRNQSRNICLNQNVSNLKLCNSLDMSYIYNTYDKNGLLYCKKIKFHIKGNNINDYITTLVVKINTLKNNMGKQYMRLELSDEKNESFFYYLDLFEENYENIKKEQKLVINFNLFPFKFIDLLEECVLENEQCDDIEDQRLNAVFIIENNIKDVNTKGYGRDGYISNYINNHNDNKFSSSTSNEGTQEKGVLNLVEINQFKELTHLSLVLKKADNENVIKYLCNNIKYVKEYSDHVIKKLNEEIINNNNSCIEIKALEKTIENMDMKIKNIKCNFNHTLNNEIQNLKEEHQKIIERKDEMFILEKNELKMDLESLKKKCNEYSEINQNNEENIIRLNNKVNKLINEIKEKNDYLSKLTKEKENIECEKCKLEKDNNYFTIELNNLKTKYEKECENNISNNSSYESIKINNNNLELELKKYKDRNGKLEKEINIAIDEINKGNDIITKLQTQLKKIKDKLKNKTTEYNNLEKNHSQNMIEIAKIQAQLAETQNKLSEKETSEDNLRREVDTLQRKNDELVKDLNISREVNFRLNKEVANSNLDIYSVKMNNIGGSPTISTGSNFQVDTNLLDKDLFTKLKANLKNSSGMGYTPTYTPDSNITNLNLITGKIDALDINDRYNKPVKFIPPGI encoded by the exons atgaattcaACGCATAATTATATCGAATACTCTTTTTCAAATGTTGACAATTTGGATATGAGCAAATGTGTTGCAAGCAATTGTATCGAAAGCATATACAACTATGGAGACACTAACGAAAAAAGAGATTGcatcataaataaaacaaaaaatattaacaatattAACGACAGTAGTAGTATTAGTGGGATTAAACCCCTTTATACtggaaatataaatgttgtAGAAATTGATTATGTACAGGGTAtggtaaaaaataactatGACGATATAAGTGTTGGTGAAAAAAGTGGAATAATAAATCGAAATAGAAATTCAGATGATGTATTAACAATTGTTGAATGTGGTAAAGGAGGGAATAGAAATCAAAGCAGAAATATTTGCCTAAATCAAAACGtatcaaatttaaaattgtgtAATAGTCTAGACATGagttatatttacaatacttatgataaaaatggattgctatattgtaaaaaaataaaatttcatataaaaggaaataatattaatgattATATAACAACGTTAgttgtaaaaattaatactttaaaaaataatatgggGAAACAATATATGAGATTAGAATTAagtgatgaaaaaaacgaatcttttttttattatttagatTTGTTTgaagaaaattatgaaaatataaagaaagaacaaaaattagttatcaattttaatttatttccatttaaatttatagatTTATTGGAAGAATGTGTGCTCGAAAATGAGCAATGTGATGATATAGAAGATCAACGTTTAAATGCAGTTTTTATAatcgaaaataatataaaggaTGTTAATACAAAAGGATATGGACGAGATGGATATATTTCCAACTATATTAACAAtcataatgataataaatttagtaGCAGCACATCTAATGAGGGTACACAGGAAAAGGGTGTACTGAACCTAGTAGAAATAAATCAGTTCAAAGAATTAACACATCTATCTttagttttaaaaaaagcagataatgaaaatgttataaaatatctgtgtaataatataaagtaTGTAAAAGAATATAGTGATCatgtaattaaaaaattaaacgaagaaataattaataataataatagttgTATAGAAATAAAAGCGTTAGAAAAAACGATAGAAAATATggatatgaaaataaaaaatataaaatgcaaTTTCAATCATAccttaaataatgaaatacaaaatttaaaagaagaacatcaaaaaattattgagAGAAAAGATgaaatgtttattttagaaaaaaacgaaCTAAAAATGGATCTTgaaagtttaaaaaaaaaatgtaatgaaTATAGTGagataaatcaaaataacgaagaaaatataattcgtttaaataataaagtaaataaattaataaatgaaataaaagaaaaaaatgattatttatcaaaattaacaaaagaaaaagaaaatatagaatGTGAAAAGTGTAAACTAGAAAAAgacaataattattttactatcgaattaaataatttaaaaacaaaatatgaaaaagaatgtgaaaataatatatcaaataattcaagttatgaaagtataaaaataaataacaacAATCTTGAattagaattaaaaaaatataaagacagaaatggaaaattagaaaaagaaataaatatagctatagacgaaattaataaaggcaatgatattattacaaaattacaaacacaattaaaaaaaattaaagataagttaaaaaataaaactacagaatataataatcttgaaaaaaatcattCCCAAAATATGATCGAAATAGCTAAAATTCAGGCCCAGCTAGCCGaaacacaaaataaattatctgAAAAAGAAACATCGGAAGATAATCTACGAAGGGAAGTAGATACCTTACAAAGAAAGAATGATGAACTTGTTAAAGATTTGAACATATCTCGTGAAG TTAATTTCCGACTAAATAAAGAAGTTGCAAATAGTAACCTGGACATATATTCAGTAAAGATGAACAACATCGGTGGTTCTCCTACTATTTCGACAG GCTCAAACTTTCAAGTGGATACAAACCTTCTAGACAAGGATTTATTTACAAAGTTAAAAGCGAATTTAAAGAATTCCTCAGGAATGGGTTACACACCAACATACACTCCAGACAG CAATATAACCAACTTGAATTTAATAACCGGAAAAATCGATGCGCTTG ACATTAATGATAGGTATAATAAGCCTGTGAAATTTATTCCTCCAGGAATTTAG